One Ilumatobacter fluminis genomic window, GTCGTAGACCCCACCGAGGTTCGTCCGATCGAGCCGCTCCTGGCGTTGCTCGCGCAGACGTTCCATCAGATCGCGGAGCCCGTCGAACCGGTTGCCGTCGGCGTCGCGCATGCCGTCCTGCATCATCCTCCGGAGCGCCGCATTGACATCGCCGTGGTACAGCAACTCGTCGGTCAGCTGATCGAAGAGGAGGTCGGCATCGAGATCGAAGCCGCGCTGGGTGCCGTCCCACCGCGAGTAGGTGAACCGGGTCGCCATGTGCCCACGGTACCCGAGGAATCGGCCACCCCCCGAGCGCGGGCGAACTACGCTGTGCCGAGCGAGGGCTGGGGGTTTCGCGTGGCGGACGACAACCTGATGACACGATCGACGGGCATGCGCGACGCGGCGCGACGCCGGTGGGCGGCGCTCGCCGTCGCCGCACTGCTGATGCAGTTCGTGCCGGCCGCCGCGATGTCGCCGCCGACCTCGGCGGCGCCCGGCACCAGTCGGCTCGTCCCGGTGGGCCCGGTCCGCCTCGTCGACACCCGCAAGGCCGACTGTGGGTGCACCCGGGTCGACGCCCACACCGTGACGGTCGACGTCGCGGGTCACCGTGCGGTTCCCGACGATGCCGTGGCGGTCGCCGTCACCATCACGGCGCCGCCGAACGGCGGATTCGGTCACGTCACCGCATATCCCGGCGGCACACGGCTCCCGACCGCGTCGAACCTCAACACGCGCCCCGGCGCAGTGGTCGCCAACTCGGCGATCGTGCGGCTCGGCACGAACGGCGACCTCGCGTTCCATCAGCATCGTCCCGGCGGCCTCGTCGTCGACGTCACGGCGGCGTTCGTGCCGGCGACGACGAGTCGCGACGGACGCTTCGTGCCCGTCGCGCCACGCCGACTCGTCGACACGCGAACGCCCGCGACGCCATCGGGCCCACTCCGAGCCGGAGGCTCGCTCGACGTCGCGCTTCCCGATGGAGTCCGAGCCGACGCCACGGCCGTCGTCGTCAACATCACGAGTGTGCTCGAGCCGCGTGCCGGGCACCTTTCCGCGCATCCGTCCGAGGCGAAGGCGGGCAACACGTCGTTCCTCAACCTCGACGGTTCGGGCCGCGTCGCTGCCGCCTCCGTCGTCCTCCCGGTCGACGAGGGTGGCTTCACGATCGAGTCGTACGGCGGTGGCCACATGATGGTCGATCTCGTCGGTTGGTTCACCGGACCGTCCGCTGCGAACAGCGATGTCGGACTGTTCGTCCCCACCGACCCGCGACGACTCGTCGACACCCGCCGGGACGACGGGCGTCTCTGGGAGGACGGGACGATCGAACTCGGCCTCCCGGTCGCCGGAGCGTCCGCCGTCGTCACCAACCTGACCGTCGTCGCTCCCGATCGAACCGGGCACGTGACGGCGTTCCCCGCCCGCACCCGGCTTCCCGACACCTCGTCGGTCAACGCTGCGTTCCGCGATCACACGGTCGCGAACATGGCGATCACCCGGGTCAGCACCGCCGGCCTCGCCTACCGGTCGCACGCCAGCACCGACCTGGTCGTCGACATGAACGGGTGGTTCACGGGCACACCGGTGGCGACCACGACCGCAGCCGGGCGCAACCAGCCTCCACCGCCGTCGAGGGTGTTGCTCGTCGGCGACTCGACCCTGTCGTCGTTGGTGTATCTCCCCCAGACCGCCGGCGCCCTGATCGGATTCGAATCGGTGTTCGACCGGGGCAACTGCCGCAGGTTGGTGCGCCAGTCGTGCGTCAGTCCGACCACCGGGGTTCGACCGACGACAGCGGTCGAGGCCATTCACGCGGCCCCGGGCACGTTCGACATCGTCTACATCAAGGCCGGCTACAACGACTGGTTCACCTACTTCCCGACCGAGTTCGACGCCGTCGTCCAGGCGGCCCGGGCGAAGGGCGCCCACACGGTGCTGTGGCAGTCGTACAACACGGCCGTCTTCCGACCGACCGAGCAGCGCGCCTACGTGGAGAAGAACGCCAGCCTTCGGGCGATCGTCGGATTGCCGCAGTACGACGACGTCCACCTCGCCGACTGGGCCGCGTACAGCGACCCGAGACCCGACTGGTTCTGGGACGGCATCCACGTGACCACGGCGGGCGCCTGGGCGATCCCCGATTACATCAGTCGCTGGATCGCCCACCTCGAACGGCGGCCGTGCCCACGGCCCTGGGCGGTCGGTCAGCCGGCGCCCGATCCGTGCCCCAGGCCGGAGTGGCGCGGCGCCGTGCCGAACCCGATCTCGCTGTACTGACTCGGCAGGCACGACTCGACGGGTGGTACTGGCCCGACCGGCTCGGGCGGCTCAGCAGACGGCGCGCACGTATGGGTACGGGTTGATCGGCACGCCGCGAGTCGGGTGGATCTCGAAGTGCAGGTGCGGCGTGTGGGTACCGGTCGCACCGTTGTAGGCGATGACCTCACCCTTGCTCACATACCGGTCGGTTCCCTCGAACGCCGAGAAGTGACCATAGAAGTAGTACGTGCCCGACGCGCCCCAGTGCCGAGCGACGAGAGCGCCGTTGCTGATCTGCCCGTACTCGACACGGCCCGCCTCGACGGCGACGATCGGCACGCCGACCGCCGCGATCATGTCGACACCCTGGTGCACTCGACCGCCCGAACGAGGGGCACCCCAGGTGTCGGCGAACCCGTGCGGTCCGGCAACCGGGCACACGATCTGGCCGGACGCGGCAACGCCCGATCCCGACGACCCGGAGCTGCTCCCCGACGAACCCGACCCGCTCGACGAGCCGGACGAACCCGAACCGCCGGATGAGCCCGAACCGCTCCCCGACGAACCCGACGTGCCGGACGAGCCCGAACCGCTCCCCGACGAACCCGACGTGCCCCCCGACGAGCCGGAACCTCCGGCGTCAGACGAACCGTCGCCGCTCGACGGGGCGGTCGCCTCCGAGGCGGTCGTCGAGTCGGACGACCCCGGATCCTGCGCCGGTGGATCGGGGACGGCGGCGGCGACGGCGGCGACCTGGTTCGAGTCCGGCTCCGCCGCGGCTGCGGCGATCCGACGTTCCTCGTCGAGCTGTTCGGCGCGCCGACGTTCGAGCGCGTGCTGGACTTCGGCGTCCTGCAGCCGCTCCGCCTCGATCTGTTCCAACCGGACCACCTCGGCTTCGGCGGCCGCCATGAGCTCGGCGTGGCGTTCTCGTGCCTGCTCCGTGGCCGCCGTGCGTCGTTCGATGTCGTCCCGGGCGGCTTCGAGTTCGTCGAGCGCCGCCTCGTAGTCGTCGACCCGGACGAGCTCCGACTCGGTCGCAGCGGCGGTGTACACCTGCGCGGTCGCCTGTGCGTTCATGCTCGCGATGTCGGTGAACAACGGGTTCGACTCGCCGGTGCCGCCGACGAACTGGCGGACCGCCGACTCGGCAAGACCGTCGCGGAGCGCAGCGACGGCGGACTCGGTCTCCGCGAGATCTCGCTCGGCCTGGTCGAGTTCGATCGACAACGTGTCGAGGGTCGACTCGGCGTCGAACACGGCCTGCGCCGCGGCGTTGGCTCGGTTGCGGGCCTCGAGGATCTCACGCGCCGCCTGATCGGCCGCCGGACCGTCGTGGTCGGCCGACACGTGCGACGCCGGGAACGACGACGAGAGCACTGCGATCAGTGCCGCGGTCGCAGCCCGGGCGCGACGTCTCGTCATGGTGTTCCCAACAAACACCGCACAAGTATTACAGAACGATGACGGAAAGAGAACGGCGCAGCGCTCCGAGCCCGAGCAGGAGCCTCGACGTGTCCCGATCGGCAACCGCTCTCCGTGGACTCGACCCCGCCGACCCGCCACTCCGTGGCGCCCTGCAGATCGGAGCGCGGTAAGGTCCTCTCAAGATCACAACGGTGGGGTTTGATCCGACGAGGCGCGGGAACGAACAGCGCATGAGTGGGGTGGCAACCGTGCAGGCGAACCGAGAACCCGAGGCGGCCCGGACGGAGTTCCCGACACGGCGCGCCCTCCGCCTCGACCGCCGCGACGAAGTGGCCAAGCGTGCGCGTCGTGCCGTCCAGGAGCATTGCGAGGGCCGGGTCGACGACGACGTGAACGACCAGGCTCGCCTCGTGGCGTCCGAACTGGTCACCAACGCCTTCGAGCACTGCACCTCCGGCATCGTCACGCTCGACGTCAGCATCGCCGGCGAGGCGGTCGTGCTGACGGTGACGTCACCCGGCTCGAACGACACTCGTGGGATCCCGCCGGTCAACGCCTGGCGCGTGTCACCGCCGACGTACCCGTCCGGCCGCGGGCTGGGCATGATCCGACGCATCGCCGACGAGGTGATCGTCGACGCCGGATCGGGTCCCGACGGCCGCCACTGGCAGGTCGTCAGTGTTCGGCTGACGCCCGAGTCGGTCGGTCAGCGCCCGCGATAAGTGGCGTTCTGACCCGACTCGTCCTTGTTGAGGCGCTTGCTCAGGTGCAGGCCCTCGAGCACGAACTCGGTCGCGGCGGCGATCGCTCCGGTCGACGTGTCACCGTCGAGCAGGGCGTCGACGGGTTCGCGGAGCGCCGGAACGCGCTCGACGAGGGCCGCCAGCTCATCGCTCGACAGGTCTTCGCCGGTCTGGACGATGAGCCCTTCGTCGAAGGCGTCGACGATCGGCGTCGTGTGGCTCGGGTCGATCCGATCGTTGTAGACGGTGAGCACGGCACCCTTCACCAGGTTGTCGAAGATCACGCCTTCCCGGCCGTCCTCGAGCGCCTCGATCTCGATCTTGCCGATCGAACTCGCCGCCAACGCGTCGAGATCGTCGACGCGCGCCACGATGTGGTGCTCCCCTGCCCGCAAGCCACGTCGGAGTGCGTTCGCGGCGAGCGCCTCGTAGTTGGACACCGACAGGCGGACCGACACGCCACTGCGCTGATTGACGTGGCTCGACGCCCGCGCGAGCTGGCTGAACGTGGCGACGACCTCACCGAGGTAGTGCGGCACGGTGACGCCGACCGTCTCGCCGACCGAGAGCGGGCGGGCCTCCTGCTGCATGATCTCGTACTCGAGTTCGGCGTCGAGCGGGTAGTGGGTGCGGATCTGGCTGCCGAAGCGGTCCTTCAGCGGCGTGATGATGCGGCCGCGGTTGGTGTAGTCCTCCGGGTTGGCCGATGCCACCAGCATCACGTCGAGCGGGAGCCGGATCTTGTACCCGCGGATCTGGACGTCGCGCTCCTCGAGCACGTTGAGCATGCCGACCTGGATCCGCTCGGCGAGGTCGGGGAGTTCGTTGATCGCGAAGATGCCGCGGTTCGTGCGCGGTACCAGGCCGTAGTGCAGCGTGAGTTCGTCGCTCAGGTAGCGACCCTCGGCGACCTTGATCGGGTCGACCTCGCCGATCAGGTCGGCAATCGAGGTGTCGGGGGTGGCGAGCTTCTCACCGAACCGGTCGTGGCGGTGCACCCACGTGATCGGTGTCTCGTCGCCCATCTCGTCGACGAGATCTC contains:
- a CDS encoding sigma 54-interacting transcriptional regulator; translated protein: MTDRAANLGQLRASGWQSRPVKEEIRANAVAKISAGKPLFAGVLGYEDTVMPQLENALLAGHDVIFLGERGQAKTRMIRSLTGLLDEWMPIVAGSEINDDPYHPVSKHARDLVDEMGDETPITWVHRHDRFGEKLATPDTSIADLIGEVDPIKVAEGRYLSDELTLHYGLVPRTNRGIFAINELPDLAERIQVGMLNVLEERDVQIRGYKIRLPLDVMLVASANPEDYTNRGRIITPLKDRFGSQIRTHYPLDAELEYEIMQQEARPLSVGETVGVTVPHYLGEVVATFSQLARASSHVNQRSGVSVRLSVSNYEALAANALRRGLRAGEHHIVARVDDLDALAASSIGKIEIEALEDGREGVIFDNLVKGAVLTVYNDRIDPSHTTPIVDAFDEGLIVQTGEDLSSDELAALVERVPALREPVDALLDGDTSTGAIAAATEFVLEGLHLSKRLNKDESGQNATYRGR
- a CDS encoding ATP-binding protein, which encodes MSGVATVQANREPEAARTEFPTRRALRLDRRDEVAKRARRAVQEHCEGRVDDDVNDQARLVASELVTNAFEHCTSGIVTLDVSIAGEAVVLTVTSPGSNDTRGIPPVNAWRVSPPTYPSGRGLGMIRRIADEVIVDAGSGPDGRHWQVVSVRLTPESVGQRPR
- a CDS encoding M23 family metallopeptidase, coding for MTRRRARAATAALIAVLSSSFPASHVSADHDGPAADQAAREILEARNRANAAAQAVFDAESTLDTLSIELDQAERDLAETESAVAALRDGLAESAVRQFVGGTGESNPLFTDIASMNAQATAQVYTAAATESELVRVDDYEAALDELEAARDDIERRTAATEQARERHAELMAAAEAEVVRLEQIEAERLQDAEVQHALERRRAEQLDEERRIAAAAAEPDSNQVAAVAAAVPDPPAQDPGSSDSTTASEATAPSSGDGSSDAGGSGSSGGTSGSSGSGSGSSGTSGSSGSGSGSSGGSGSSGSSSGSGSSGSSSGSSGSGVAASGQIVCPVAGPHGFADTWGAPRSGGRVHQGVDMIAAVGVPIVAVEAGRVEYGQISNGALVARHWGASGTYYFYGHFSAFEGTDRYVSKGEVIAYNGATGTHTPHLHFEIHPTRGVPINPYPYVRAVC